One genomic region from Magallana gigas chromosome 3, xbMagGiga1.1, whole genome shotgun sequence encodes:
- the LOC105347009 gene encoding eukaryotic translation initiation factor 5B, which produces MDACRTKLMLHVNHLYKIKFYHFHDADCCNTTLDRLLDGDRDKEGTSTSEVQNIIRGLLYLSQRNQILKTVCSENYVVTFKRKPWKISQKINFKKNGKALKVCPFLFEVSFTCKKSYFNKQECNPERSTLEQKNSAESTNTTRKCKTRSSSRIESRQPHDELNARKDDPETQNETKCSSAIKKRKRPLKSLPSRRKKLLVKRRPNSCEKVVPVMSCDQDETSSSSENEEDESEEQSEEEYHQPKKRKAAKKCQSGGDWADKTKIVVESPDTRLNTSGDIPLNVLTKMSANKRRKENESILLDKTCAKKVDLTMQGGKSFHATADIIEEEDDVQVADILGTSSKKSKKKHATDKDNISVLEQSSRRKRGLNLYKVADTPLMNLPSLENSLNEPSSNLTQQLNFKHTFLSPGGESSVESKEGWKNAHNSLTPLSRFNRSEPEKGANGRNKRSVNFPVKDRHLIEREEIAEDIKLQEMSKADSSLRSSKTERLSFGKSLWETLDTYFISPVKMMFDGK; this is translated from the exons ATGGATGCCTGTAGAACGAAATTAATGTTACATGTGAATCATTTGTACAAGATTAAATTCTATCACTTCCATGATGCAGACTGTTGCAATACAACATTAGATCGACTGCTAGATGGTGATCGTGATAAAG aaggaACATCAACATCCGAAGTACAGAATATCATTAGAGGATTGTTGTACCTTTCACAGCGAAATCAAATCCTCAAGACAGTATGCAGTGAAAACTATGTTGTAACATTCAAAAGGAAGCCCTGGaaaatttcacagaaaataaaCTTCAAGAAGAATGGGAAAGCTCTAAAAGTGTGCCCTTTCTTATTTGAAGTATCTTTTACTTGCAAGAAGAGCTACTTCAACAAACAGGAGTGTAACCCTGAAAGAAGTACATTGGAACAAAAAAACAGCGCTGAATCTACAAATACAACAAGAAAATGCAAGACAAGATCTTCTTCAAGAATTGAGAGTAGACAACCACATGATGAGCTAAATGCAAGGAAAGATGATCCAGAAAcacaaaatgaaacaaaatgttcTTCAGctataaaaaagagaaaaagaccTCTCAAAAGCCTTCCGTCTCGTAGAAAAAAATTGCTGGTTAAACGTAGACCTAATTCATGTGAGAAAGTTGTTCCTGTGATGAGCTGTGATCAAGATGAAACCTCCTCATCCTCGGAAAATGAAGAAGATGAGTCTGAAGAACAATCTGAAGAGGAATATCATCAACCGAAAAAGCGAAAGGCAGCAAAAAAATGTCAGTCTGGTGGAGATTGGGCAGATAAAACAAAGATAGTGGTCGAGTCCCCGGATACTCGACTCAACACCTCAGGGGATATTCCTCTTAATGTACTTACCAAAATGTCTGCAAATAAAAGAAGGAAGGAAAATGAGAGCATTCTTCTTGATAAGACTTGCGCCAAGAAAGTGGATCTGACAATGCAGGGTGGTAAATCCTTCCATGCAACAGCAGACATAATTGAGGAAGAAGATGATGTGCAGGTAGCAGATATTCTGGGCACCTCATCTAAGAAGTCGAAAAAGAAACATGCCACAGATAAGGATAATATTTCTGTCCTTGAGCAATCATCCAGGCGAAAAAGGGGTCTTAATTTATACAAGGTTGCTGATACTCCTTTGATGAACCTGCCTAGTTTGGAAAATTCTCTTAATGAACCGTCGTCTAATTTGACACAGCAGTTAAACTTCAAGCACACTTTTCTCAGCCCAGGTGGTGAATCAAGTGTAGAATCTAAAGAGGGATGGAAAAATGCACATAACTCTTTAACTCCTTTAAGTAGATTTAACAGGAGTGAACCCGAAAAAGGAGCAAATGGGCGTAATAAAAGGAGTGTAAACTTTCCTGTCAAAGACAGACATCTGATTGAGAGGGAAGAAATCGCTGAAGACATTAAACTGCAAGAGATGTCAAAAGCAGACTCCAGTCTCAGGAGTTCAAAAACAGAAAGACTTAGTTTTGGAAAAAGTCTGTGGGAAACATTGGACACTTATTTTATATCCCCCGTCAAAATGATGTTTGATGGAAAATAG
- the LOC105347010 gene encoding vacuolar protein sorting-associated protein 37B translates to MSYPTEAKQLVVDEAAAVGILQHLDKNELQNLLDDSDKLDSLIQDLQQVKNIQTDREMMLARNKSMADFNLSLQNRLENLKSEVARGYEDANKLKIDLAQDKSKIDSHPNRLLPDTALALLQTAAASSEESSEQFAEQFCDNKISVDSFLENYLPVRTVAHLRQVKVKKMRELMNSGLSRTVAPNPPSTNSYSCPTGLSNLPYPTGNFSMPQPAMYPR, encoded by the exons ATGAGTTATCCCACTGAAGCTAAGCAGCTTGTCGTGGATGAAGCAGCAGCTGTTGGCATACTCCAACATCTAGACAAGAATGAGCTACAAAATCTACTGGATGACAGCGATAAGCTGGATAGCTTGATTCAAGATTTACAACAG gtGAAAAATATCCAGACAGACAGAGAAATGATGCTTGCACGAAACAAAAGCATGGCAGATTTCAACTTGTCGCTCCAGAACCGCTTGGAAAACTTGAAGAGCGAGGTAGCCAGAGGGTATGAGGATGCTAATAAGCTGAAAATAGATCTGGCTCAGGATAAGTCTAAAATAG ATTCTCACCCCAATCGGCTCCTGCCAGACACAGCTCTAGCATTGTTACAGACAGCTGCTGCTTCTTCAGAGGAAAGTTCTGAG caatTCGCAGAACAATTTTGTGATAACAAAATCAGTGTTGATTCCTTCTTGGAAAATTATTTGCCTGTAAGAACTGTTGCTCATCTACGACAAGTGAAGGTGAAGAAAATGAGAGAATTAATGAACTCTGGACTCTCAAGAACAGTTGCACCAAACCCCCCCTCCACCAACAGTTACTCTTGTCCTACAGGCTTGAGTAACCTCCCCTACCCTACTGGTAATTTCTCAATGCCGCAACCAGCAATGTATCCAAGATAA
- the LOC105347011 gene encoding mitochondrial 2-oxoglutarate/malate carrier protein — MSEKGNKKAPAAGIPKYMKFTIGGLAGMGATIFVQPLDLVKNRMQLSGEGGKSRQYKSSGHALITILRNEGLSGIYTGLSAGLLRQATYTTTRMGIYSSLFEKFSVDGKPPSFIRKVLIGVFAGGVGAFVGTPAELALIRMTADGRLPVEQQRGYKNVVDALRRVWAEEGFMALFRGSGPTIGRAMVVNASQLSSYSQVKQFFLDKNVIKDGLLLHFVSSMISGFVTTVFSMPVDIVKTRIQNMKTIDGKPEYKGATDVFLRTVRKEGFFSLWKGFLPYYFRLGPHTVLTFIFIEQMNKMYATVVLKDASAGRGL; from the exons ATGTCAGAAAAAGGGAACAAGAAGGCGCCCGCAGCGGGCATACCCAAATACATGAAGTTTACCATTGGTGGACTGGCTGG AATGGGGGctacaatttttgttcagccTTTGGATTTAGTGAAGAACAGAATGCAGCTAAGTG GTGAGGGTGGAAAAAGTCGTCAGTATAAATCCAGTGGGCATGCTCTGATTACAATCCTGAGGAACGAGGGACTTTCTGGTATATACACTGG ACTCTCAGCAGGACTTTTGAGACAGGCCACATATACAACAACAAGAATGGGAATTTACTCttcattgtttgaaaaatttagtGT TGATGGTAAACCGCCCAGTTTTATAAGGAAGGTCCTGATTGGTGTGTTTGCTGGTGGAGTGGGGGCTTTCGTAGGAACTCCAGCCGAGTTGGCTCTCATCAGAATGACAGCAGACGGACG tCTCCCAGTTGAGCAGCAAAGAGGATACAAAAATGTTGTGGATGCATTGAGGAGAGTGTGGGCAGAGGAAGGATTCATGGCTCTTTTCAGG GGAAGTGGGCCTACAATAGGGAGAGCTATGGTGGTAAATGCATCCCAGTTATCCTCCTACTCCCAAGTCAAACAGTTCTTCCTAGACA agaatgttaTAAAGGACGGTTTACTACTGCACTTTGTAAGCAGCATGATCAGCGGCTTTGTAACAACTGTGTTTTCAATGCCAGTAGATATTGTCAAAACTAG GATTCAGAACATGAAAACCATTGATGGAAAACCAGAGTACAAAGGAGCAACG GATGTTTTTCTGCGAACTGTGAGGAAGGAAGGTTTTTTCAGTTTATGGAAGGGATTCTTGCCTTACTATTTCAGACTGGGACCTCACACAGTTCTGACTTTCATATTCATTGAGCAGATGAATAAAATGTACGCAACAGTTGTTTTGAAGGACGCATCTGCTGGTAGAGGTTTATAA
- the LOC105347012 gene encoding SH3 domain-binding glutamic acid-rich-like protein 3, producing the protein MSIKFYMTTVSTNRDIYIKQNRIKLILDGKKIPYEEIDLSKNQEVREEMRALAGIPDLLPPQIFNGNTYCGDFQAFDDANEDGRLLEFLHLK; encoded by the exons ATGTCGATCAAGTTCTACATGACCACCGTATCCACGAACCGAGAT ATATACATCAAACAGAACCGAATCAAGCTAATCCTGGACGGTAAGAAGATCCCCTATGAAGAGATAGACCTGAGTAAGAACCAGGAGGTGAGGGAGGAGATGAGGGCCCTGGCGGGGATACCCGACCTCCTACCCCCACAGATATTCAACGGAAACACGTACTGCGGG GATTTCCAAGCTTTTGACGACGCCAACGAAGATGGCCGACTGCTGGAGTTTCTACATTTAAAGTGA